ATCTGAGCCTGCGGCTCGATGTACCAGTTGTTGCCCAGGTCTTTCTTGCGGCCGTATTCGGCGCTGGCCGAGTAGACAAAGTTGCTGTAATCGCCAGTGACTTTTTCGCCGAGAGTTCTCGTGTACAGTTCGAAATCATTGGACAATCTGCCGAATTTCAAGACGTAGTCCGTGTAATGGCCCTTATTGCCCAGCCACGTATCGTAGAACCAGATGCCGCCGCGGCGAACGTCGCCTTCACCGGCTACGTTCTTGTAGTCCGCCGTGCCGCGCATGTAGTCGATGGCCACTCCCTGACGGTGTTCGCCGTCTTCACGGTCGTTCACCCGCGTATCATAGCCCAGTTCCATCATGGTGTTCATACTGCGGAAGGCGTCGGACTTGCCGATGCGGTCGTGACGCATACGAACCCAGAGGCCTTCGTCGCCATCGATGTAACGAGCTTCGCCCATGCGCTTGTTCAGGCGGTCCATGTATACGGCGTTGGAGTAGTTAATTCGCGACATGGCAACGACAGTTTTACCGGCGTCAGACGTCGTATCGCCAGACGACGTACGGGTCAGATACCAGTTCGTACCATCAGTATACGTTTCATCTACATATTCATCGCCCGGTTTCGTTTCTGTAAAGTCAGTACCATTATAGCCTGTATTTTCCGTGTCTGCCGTCGTGTATTTTTCATTTTCAATGGTAAGCGCCATATCCATAACGCCGATATCCCGCATCATGACGCGCGCTTTATTTCCATATCCATTTTCGCCTTCATACTGGCCCACGAAGGATAACTTATCCGTCGAGGCGTTTACCGTAGCAAAACGGAGTTTTTCGCCGTCAGCCATGTCTTCCACGCCCGTAAGGCGATTGATAAATATGGTTTGTTCCCCTGCCGAGGCATTCGGGTCTTTGATGTACAGCATATCGCTGACATTATGATTATCATGGTTCAAGTCCATGACAAAGGTATGATTCCCCGTAATCGTATCGACATGTACGGCATGAGACGTTGTCTTTTCATTCTCGCTGTTGCGCATGTCGATAATACCGCCGTCACCCTTTAAGCTGGTCAGCCAGCTCTGACCCGTAACATCCCAGTACGAACCGCTGCCCATCGTGAGGTTGACTTCGCCGCCGCGATAAATCGTACTGCTGAAGGCCGGGTTAAAGAACTGGATATGCTCGTCATTTACAATCTTATCGTTGGCGTCACCATAATCGTCCGTACGGCCTACCAACGAGCCGCCGTTGCCCAGATCGACGTTCAGTACGCCGTTGTTACCGGCAAGGAGGTTGCCCGTAATAGAAATACCGGCCGAATTGCTCCTCGTCGTCGATTCCTGCGGCGCAATATCTACTTTTCCAGCATATGCTGACAACACATCGCCAGTAATGGAACTACCTGCGCCGTAATGCAACGTAACCTTTGCACGGTCTGCCTCATCTACACCTGCTTCTACCTTAGTTTCATCAAGATTTACAGCCGTACCAGCAGCAATAGCAATGTCCGCGCTGTTATGTGGCTGAAGTGCAGACGTTTCTGCGTACCGATCCGTACTAATAAGCGTACTGCCGTTGATTTCAATATTCGCACCCTCATAGGCCCAAATCGTTCTTTCTAATGTCGTATCATCATCAGGATCATCGGCGTATGTTCTAAATTCATTCCAATCGCCAGATACGGTAATATTGGCACTGTCTTCTGCATACAAGGAAGAAATAACTTTTCTGTTTTTGAATGAAGTTTCTGGGTCTGTATTTTTATCTTCATTCAAATCCCCCGCATTAGCAATAATTGCAGCAGAATAAACTTCGTTTTTCTTTGACGCGGTTTCCTCCAAACCATTTACAATGATAGTCGTATTTTCACCACTCCCATAAACTGCACCAGAAAAGCTATTATCAAAACGGGCTTCCAACGTTACTGTACTGCCATTCAGTGCCCGAATCGCTTCTGCAGATCCAAATGTAATCGCATCTTCCTCACCATATATAACACCTAACAAAGTGCCTGCGTAAATATTATTATCTTGAGTATTAGCTTTTAATTCTACAGTACTCCTTACGTCAGCTTCAATGGCAGATTGATCTGTATATAAACGGTTATTGCCACCATCCAAAGATACCTTAGCAGCGGTATTAGCTAGCGATGTTACGCCTGTTGTTTTAATACCAATTCCTTTGCTATAAATTTCATTGTCTTGACTTGACTGTAAGATAACTTCTGTCGCTTTAGTTGCACTAGTATTATTTTCAGCATTAATCCCCATATCGTCAGCAAATATCATATTGTTTCCGCGATTTGCAGTTAAAGAAACTGTACTATTTGTCGTCGCATCAATACCTTTGGTCGCTGCGGTTATATTATTTTCACCACCGGTCAAAGTTACATTAGAAGATGCTCCCTTGGCGAAAATAGCAGAACTTTTATCACTAATGACATTATTACTCATGTCCG
This region of Megasphaera stantonii genomic DNA includes:
- a CDS encoding autotransporter outer membrane beta-barrel domain-containing protein, translating into MKGKQLRKAVLLGMAMSMAVWTTGMAAEITGPIIDSQYNGPYEDYVTVTNEDEDRAAIYVSDQTVSIATTGTDSDITLESDGSGIRTLNGNEGHTVTLTSAGDNEILFNKGNDKKGDGITVEDNSDVIVSAENGQNYIHAENYGETVTNIPGGDGIRIQGDGTATVTGKTNTITVIDDGLYIHQDSGAAADITLTATGSDEEGIGNYIDGNNGIHTAGENKGNITVTANGGKNVIHGKQNAVYARGSGMITIRATAETDSEGISLLANYEDYDNELTGDVNGVRSDGTGTTNVIADNDNIIAGTETGILSNDTGMIYVTAGHDNIIGQYTDKNQTITSNVGINVSAGTVTINSTNDTSVFGNKNAINSTGGTVSITAENANLKASGSSKEDTIYNKDGEITITANTDVNISSIAKNNPSNGLVNDNGQVTVNGKNISITAEGRMAQGISNNNGGKVSLTANSNVNIQVDGTAIAYGVYNDGAAFTDITNTDGMTQIIAKGQSEGMGVLLKASGVGNTEINSKLGNIIQASHYAVRSEGKSEAYIKITTDKGSNILEALEKEAIYANGGAVELTADMSNNVISDKSSAIFAKGASSNVTLTGGENNITAATKGIDATTNSTVSLTANRGNNMIFADDMGINAENNTSATKATEVILQSSQDNEIYSKGIGIKTTGVTSLANTAAKVSLDGGNNRLYTDQSAIEADVRSTVELKANTQDNNIYAGTLLGVIYGEEDAITFGSAEAIRALNGSTVTLEARFDNSFSGAVYGSGENTTIIVNGLEETASKKNEVYSAAIIANAGDLNEDKNTDPETSFKNRKVISSLYAEDSANITVSGDWNEFRTYADDPDDDTTLERTIWAYEGANIEINGSTLISTDRYAETSALQPHNSADIAIAAGTAVNLDETKVEAGVDEADRAKVTLHYGAGSSITGDVLSAYAGKVDIAPQESTTRSNSAGISITGNLLAGNNGVLNVDLGNGGSLVGRTDDYGDANDKIVNDEHIQFFNPAFSSTIYRGGEVNLTMGSGSYWDVTGQSWLTSLKGDGGIIDMRNSENEKTTSHAVHVDTITGNHTFVMDLNHDNHNVSDMLYIKDPNASAGEQTIFINRLTGVEDMADGEKLRFATVNASTDKLSFVGQYEGENGYGNKARVMMRDIGVMDMALTIENEKYTTADTENTGYNGTDFTETKPGDEYVDETYTDGTNWYLTRTSSGDTTSDAGKTVVAMSRINYSNAVYMDRLNKRMGEARYIDGDEGLWVRMRHDRIGKSDAFRSMNTMMELGYDTRVNDREDGEHRQGVAIDYMRGTADYKNVAGEGDVRRGGIWFYDTWLGNKGHYTDYVLKFGRLSNDFELYTRTLGEKVTGDYSNFVYSASAEYGRKKDLGNNWYIEPQAQIQYAHVTDADYTTSQDTHVQLDAIDSLIGRVGFRLGKDVGEKSTFYIKADVLHEFLGDQDIEARDATGLLSTTYENEGTWYDIGLGFSHQFSKGTYMYLDMEKSIGNDNEDTYQFNFGMNWKV